A region of the Labeo rohita strain BAU-BD-2019 unplaced genomic scaffold, IGBB_LRoh.1.0 scaffold_520, whole genome shotgun sequence genome:
tgttttcACTGTTTTCATTACATACAATATGCATCAAATGATTGTGCGTAAATGTACGTGATTATAACAGCAAAAGATAACAATGTAGGTGTTTTggggaaaacaaataaaacttggTTAAAACTCAGTACTACAGTAATGTTTCCCTCCTCTGCCATGTTTATTTAGACTGTAGATTGTGTCTTGGTTTATGATTGATGTAATGATTTGCCTAAGGTAGCTGAATGTGAAACAAATCTTTAACCACGTGATGCACTGATTCAGATGAATCATTTTGACTGTTTGTCAAGATGTGAAATCAGCAaccttttagttttagttttatccTACAAACTTATGATAACAGgtatattgtttatattctAATAACAAATGTCAAAGAAGTTAGTCATGGGAGTAGTTGCCATTTTCCAAAATAAAGAGAGCAACTGTTTCTGTGTTAGTTTTATTCATAGATGTGGTGAAGGCATGACACAAAATGACATTTACAAAACACCTGTATGAAAAGgaaaacgcacacacacaagtgCAAACATACTAGGCTTTACATACACAAGTGTTTACTATGACTGCTGTATAGAGATATTGATCAACACAAGCCAAGAACATGCTATAGGATTTCTGTGGTAAGTAATTCCTCCAGTGGATCTGAAACCTGTAATATATTCCTATTAATAACAAACTGCAATCAGGGGTATATGCACCATGAACAAACTCCATGAAATTAGTCTATTGTTGGggaaaatattattgttgttgttattatttattattttttaaattaatttttccaagttaaaaacacattatttatacttatatagaccatttcgtaataaaggaaaaaatgaattactttttgttttaagtaATTCTGGctctgaaaaatgtaaattgtattctatttaaaactaattttacaACAATGGAAAATTAACCTTTACATGCAGTGGCCCAAAAAAGTGTCTGAAAACTtggcaacaaaataaaatgcataaatgcattcacattaaaatatttaaaagtctgGAATCgctatatataatgaaattaatactttcaatccatattgattaattaaattgGTCAAAGAGACAGTTATGTTAcaaaaaggtttctattttaaataaatactgtcctACAACTATTTTCAGCTGTCATAAcaccaataataataacgaCAACAATGCATGTTTCCTAAGCagtaaatcatcatattagaatagGCTCGTATAAGATCGGTGATGTCCGCGAGATGCATGCTGTTTAGAAATGTGTCCAAATTACGGGTAGGTCCGACTTGCTCTTATGTCATGCTTTtgtgtaccaaaaaaaaaaaaaaactcccaaaAGCTGGCGGCTGTGTCGGATTGAGCAGTCGGGGGCAGCAGCTCTCCAAGGACGGCGCTGACCAAAAGCAATGATAAAGAAATGGCTGAGGACGCAGCTTAATGCTCATTGGTTCAAACAGCTGTGATGTTGCCATTCtcttctaaaatgtttattttgtttgcgaTCTTCGTGTGAAatatgtgattgttgtcatattaCTATAAACATCTAAAACATTTGTTCCTGTTAAAGTAAACAATGGATGACAAATACGCCTCTCGTATGGAATTAAACAGCACTTTTAGTGTCTTGTTcatcgtatttatttttatataaaagcaACAGAactgaaattatatcatgtttatcagcaacacagcaccTGAAAGGGAATAACGCCATATCCGCATTTGATCTCGTAGGTATCTGTTCAGCTTCCAGAGCTCAAAACTGTCCGTCCTCCCCTCACTGTAGCCGCCTACTCTCGCCCagagccagagagagagagagagagagagagagagagcgagcgagcgagcgagcgagcgagagagagagagagcgagcgaaACTGCTCTGCTCTCGCCTACATTTCAGGCGAGGCGTATCTCAAACGAGCCCAATAACTTCTGAAGCGACTTCAAGCGGTGCTACGCAGACCAACCGGTGTTTGACAAAGAACCGCGAGAACGATTCGAAAACTTGAGTCCTCTGCTCTCTATAGCTCGCGATACTTTGGTGTCAAACACCGATCGGTCTGCCCAGCGCCGCTTCAAGCCGAACACACCTTTGAGCAATGGAGCTTTTTACGTTGTAGTGTAGTTATTTAACCTCATTACGGTTTTTGACCATTTTGATAAATGCTGCCTTGAACATAAAGTATCTTATTTGGTACTCTTACGTTTTGAAGGGCAACGTGTATAAAtccaatatatattatatgtaattaaCAACATTATTAAGAATTTGAGAATAATCATTCATTAGTTCATAAATACGTTTATACTGGTTTATTTCAGTTGTTATATGTAGTGACGTattcaataaaaacaataaataaccaataaataaaaaaataaccaatagaaccaataaatgttttaatatatcgCAAGGTACAGAAAGGAAGAACACAACCAACTGAAATAAATCAATGTAGACAATAGCTAAAGGTTGCGCAGCTGTAGCCTAACCTTACACAAAGGGAATGTCTGTCATTCAGTCGTAGACGATAGCATAAAACGTGCATAAACTCTTATGAAAGGTAAACTTTAGTATAGGCATAATTTCAGCGAGAAGCTGAAACTACAGTTAGCCTACCTTTATTCAAGTACCTACACATAAGGTATAAAATGTCGGATCCGGAGTTTTCTGTAAAGCGGCTTTGGAACCATTCGGCCCGCCCCGCTTAGCTACTAATACACCTGCCGTGGCGTCTGTTTTGCCATAGTTTGGAGCTTCAGTGACAATCAAATCACACGTAGCAGCTGATAAAGATTTTTACTACTACATCAAGAGACAAAccgagcaaaattaatgaaactcCGCCGCTTCTTCACGCTCATAACCTGTGTTGGCCTCACCGGTAAGTAGCattgtagcatttaaaagctCTCCGTGGTGTTGATCTCTGTGAAGTACCAGTCACACTGCGCATGCGGAAGTCGGAAAGCGGAAACGCGGGCTTTGGAGAGAATGCCTTACAAACTTCAACACTGCCTTGTGAATTCGTATCAAGTAGGCTAGTCTTTATGTGTCTTTAATAGAAGTACAGCGTGCTGAATTAAAAGAATGCAAACTTTAATGTGTAGGTGTAGTAGatgacatatttttacattttggataTATTATCTATTATATGTAGAactatgtattttaaaatgataccGGATAGCGTGACATCTTAATACGACCGCGTCGTAGAAATTTCGCTTTTTGAGTCTAgtgagtttttttaaaaaaaggtgtaAATACGTCACTCAGCAATTTACaatatacatatgtattttattaggTGCCGTGGGCGACATGACAGTGGATGTAAAAAGGGGAGAAAACATCATCCTACCAGACAAAAATCATGTCATGGGGGATGTCAATCGAGTGATGCTGTGGAGACGTTACGAAAACGGCACACAAGCTATAATCTTCCGCTACTGTTCCAACAAAGAGACGAAGAGAGGGTGCCCCGCTATCGACGACAACAGAGTCCAGCTTGGATCTGAGAATGTTTCTGTAATCATTCGTGATGCCAGAGCCACTGACGCAGGAAGATACATTGTCGAAGTGATCGGGGACAACACTATCAGGGAAGAGTTCACCGTTGTATTCACCGGTTAGTATTCTTAAGtgctgtaaaaatgtattgatactataactttatttggacaTGATGGGTGAATGTGACATAATTTAacacataataacaacaacaacaaaactaacATATTCCACATTAAAATCCATTTAGAGTCTTCTGGTGGCCAGTTCACAGTGATCATTGGTGTGGTCACTGGTGTGATTGGTGTGGTCATTGTAGGGTCAGTGTTTGCTGTATACTTACGTAAAAAGGTAAGTATTGTCACTCAGTCATAACAGTAgtgattatatattttacagtgcagtttagTGTGACTTAAATCTCTCATCCCTATACAGAAAAACCTGAAGAAACTTGATTCCTGTGACAGCACAGTGGATTCAGAAGTGGCGGACAGTCAATCAAGCATCACTGGAGGTCAGTCCACTAGACTAGATGTCTTGGGTTTTGAGTCATGATCAGAAACATTAGGTATTTTAATTGggatttaacattttacaacctGTGACAAACTAGACttcaatttataaaatacattctgacattttcagaCAGTCAAGTGTCagtgctgtattttttttttttttttttttcaaatatttaaaccagaacctggtcatatttttttttccaaacattttaccaattccaaaccacatcagtcttaataactactgtgaattttgtatttaatcatttatatgtgatatataattgtccatgaaggctggaaatgaaaaactccttatattcaggtgtgcataagtattaggcatgttttcttttacagataaaatgagccaaaaaaggtatttaacccagactgaaaagtccaaattattaaatgcccatgagaagaatgcaaaactaatgcattacaagaatttgcaaagttaaggcttgaccattggacaacgaaatgcttgttgagtctgcatggtcagaaaaaacaggtggagaagaaaagatgaatgttaactgcaaaagaattaggaattaaggtgaagaattaggtgtgacaccatcaggaaccgtttagtctccagtgccaccattttccagaactgcaacctacctggagtcttcagaagtacaatgaagGACAagctcttgaaggacaagcatcacattctcttgtacctctgattcaagaatttatcttccagaaTCTAgcagtacattttgggagttcatgtttagtctcctatcctgaaaagtctgacttgcagagatagactaaaatgaactcccaaaacttactgccagattctggaagataaattcttgatcagaggtacaagagaatatgatgcttgtccttcaagagtcactctcaacttatctgtctataaagtctataaaaaaaaaaactgtcttcatgtatttcacaacacgtcagcttgttattcttattaagtcgggattttttaggattttttaccaagcaaagtctctgagaacctgacacattgcacttctgaagactccaggtaggttgcagttctggaaaatggtggtgctggagactaaatggttcctgatggtgtcacacctaattcttcaccttaattccttattcttttgcagttaacatgcatcttttcttctccacctgttttttctgaccatgcagactcaacaagcatttcgctgtccaatggtcaagccttaactttgcaaattcttgtaatgcattagttttgcattcttctcatgggcatttaataatttggacttttcagtctgggtcagagtatgtgagcggagtggagcGACAACGATTTCCCCTCCGCGCTGCGAGCATTTTATAACCGCTCCGCTCCAGCTCCGCTCCAGCTCCGCTCCAGCTCCGCTCCGGGTTCATCGTTTCCCGCTCCCGCTCCACTCCTCGCTCACTGATACCAGAAACACCACTCCGCCTTCGCTCCGCGTCTaaactatttcagtatgtttGAAATGCCACAGGTCTGTTCATAacgtatattaaataaagaaaagcatttaaaggTTTATGGctgctttttgcagtgcaaatatTTGTGATTGAAATAACAGTACGTTTCGTCAGTTATTTTATGTACAGATCGCTGCATTTCTTACAGATTTCTTCTCATTTGAAATCAGATACAGATGAAGTAGCACAgtaagtttacatttgtttgaatgcattattgaGAGAGCGATTGCGTGTGCATAagtattgtacttttttaaatcacactttcacttgaaaatattcagtatcttgAGGGAACAAACTAATTCATTGAAATATATGACTTTCTGCTCATGTCCATTGCCGTCATCCTAGTCTTTGTATTCTTTCTGATTTGAGTGAAAGTTCTATCAAACTAGCTAGGCTATGTTTAACACGTGAATTCTTGCTCaatatgcagttatattatgGGTCGTTGTCATGACTTGTACTCGTGATGGAGCGATGCTGGAGCGCTCTTGGAGCGAGTAAAAACCACGACGCTCCGACTTTTAAAATTTCCGCTCCTCtctcctttaaaaatcacatcGCTCCACTCCACGCTCCGCTCCCACTCcgctccgctcacatactctggtctgggttaaatatcttttttggctcattttatttgtaaaagaaaacatgcctaataattatgcacacctgaatataaggagtttttcacttccagccttcacggacagttataCATCacttacaaattattaaatacaaaattaatagtaataaattgtattgttattaagattgttgtggtttggaattggtaaaatatgcttggtaaaaaaatatgaccagattatcaacatgcctaataattatgcacacagtgtatttcCATGTAGTTAAAGTAACCTAACCTTAATAACCTTAATAGCCCTGTAAAACAAATTGTGTCACTTCACTGACATGAGCACTAATAGTGCAAAACTCTCCTTTTCCTATAATCAGCAGATGAACACGACACAGACACATCTTCTGAGGAACACTGCTTGGTAGAGAAGAAACCAGAAGACCTTCACAGACCAAATCCATATGCAATTAAttcaatcaataataataacaataataataataataataataataataataatgataatgataatgatgatgttATTATACATATGAGTATGTGTTCTAATGATGTaaaaaattgtaacaaaatgtctttgtattaatttgtattaaattttttacatcattttcCTTGCTCTTGCAATGCTTGCtcttgttgtttatttttatggttgTTGGGTTTATGGAATGTCTTAAAAAATGATATGTAAGTCAGAAGGAGCTTTATTACCAAGTGCGTttacacacacaaggaatttgatTTGGTGACAAAAGCTTTTAGTGCAGAAGAAAGTACAGACATAGTGCAAACATACATGATGGCGTACTTAGGAATTACACAGTAGAGGTGAaatataacactaaaataagaaaaactgaaaatcaaaTAATGCACTATATACAGAAGTGGAAATATAGAGAAAAAACTTTGTTTAAATTAACATACAGATGTTATTTACAAGTGTGTAGTttacaaatgtacaattttCGGATTCTGTGTATAAACATTGTGATGTATAGTTATAAACGTTTTAATTGTTCAGGCTGAATATAGCCTGTGGGAGAAAAAACTGTTCTTGTGCCTGGCTGTTCTAGTGCTCGGTGCCCTGTAGCGCCGACCAGAAGGCAACATTTTGAAGAGGAAGTGGGCTAGGTGTGAGGGGTCCAAAGTGTTTTTCTTAGCCCTGTTCCTCACTTAGAGATTGGGCATGGGGGCACCAATAATCCTCTTAGCAGTCCTGACTGTCTATTGTAGATCAGTGTTGGGAATATGCAAACAAGTGGGAATATGTGCTATCTTAGTGAATATTTGTGCTGGTCAGATGAAGTCCACTAAAGTCAATTAAGATTATTCATCATGACTATTCATAATATCATCATGACTTAGTCTCCAGCTTTCTGCTCGTACTTCGCTTCCTCTGTCACtctcagggtttctgcaggtcttttattaaattattacatttgttgtatcaaatttaaggccataaaaaaacataaattgtaCAAGTCCTAATTATGATTTCAAGAGATCTCTCAAATTTGGGGACGGAAAGGCCAGAATTGCGATATGGCTCAATGTGACGATGAAACTTTAAAAGGCtatgatttcattaaataaacatgagcactgcaaaaatcatcccaaaCACAGCCGCAGCACTGTTTTGCAACATGACTGTGTTTcactcctgaatgaatcaaccatttaaattattaaaagtcacttgctgccacctactgccAGTTTTAacttcacatttaaagtatcttctaattttaaaatcatttcaaatatcagtgtTAGACATTGTCAAAACATTCATatatttgtaactgcaggttaaagcaataaacagtgtgtaaatacatctaaatgttACTTCAGAGGCAGCTTCTGTGTTTCCTCTGCATCGTGAAGattaattttgttgatactgatttaatttgccTGGTAACAGcccaaatgtaagaatttgactcAATAGATTATGCACATGTAAATGACTTAAATGACTTTACAAGACAAATATGCCcataaaaagtgaaaatcagtttaaactggaaaatattaatttctatcaatgctgtgaactgaccacacagaatatgaagaatatctaaacattcaGGATTCAGCAGTCTACGGTAGTCCTATACTACTGATCTTTATCAACAAAATCCcagaaaatattgattttttttggtgaatatTGCACACTCctaatttgttatttaattactggaataatttattgataataattttcaattaatataataactaaTACTTTTGACTCTTttcttaaaaatagtttaaatgtgaaatgtaggCTGAAATGTGGGCTGAAATGTgaagtttatcattttataaaactttttgtttttgtcaaaactTGTATGTGAACTGTAAATTATGCTctttttacagtgattttacagtttaatatgttACTGTAGACATTGCTCTACCCCACtcatatagtatttattttatttgtgtaggtcttaaaaatatcttaaaaagtcttaaatttgagcCTCAAAATCCTGCAGAAACCTGTAGATTTACTGGTGTgctttggatcattgtcctgttgcatgacccaattttggcccaactttagacgTCGGACAGATGCCTttgcatttgactctagaatactttgatatacagaggagttcatggccaaatcaatgactgtgaggtgcccaggtcctgtggctataaaacaataacaaaatgatcagccctcctccagcatgcttgtcttttggtatgaggtgtttgtgctgatatgctctttaggttttcaccaaacttggtgctgtgcattatggccaaacatctccactttgtggaggtctcgtctgttcaaaggacattattctagaagacttgtgttttgttcagatgcaactttgcagacctaatctgtgctgcaatgttttttgtttttgtttttttcgaTAGAAGAGgttttcttctgccaagcctaccaaacatgccatttttgtcccatattttcctaatggtattgtcatgaactttatcatttaacatgttaactgaagcctgtagagtctgaggtgtagtttttgggttgtctgccattcctctgagctttacacggtctgatcttggggtgaattttctgggtcctccactcctggaaggagaggtgtctgttttaaatgtcttccacttttGAATAAACTTCatattgtttggaaatggccgtattactcttctcagattaaTGGCAGCAACagttgcttctctaagatgattgctgatgtcttacctccttggcattgtgttaacacacacctgaaggctccagaccagcaaactgccaaagcttatgctttgttagaggtgctcagacttgctgatgatcagttaatcaaatgtatttgattagcagtgctcaactgttatttaccctcttaattccagtgttaacagtaagggtgttataactttgtcacacatggcttttccattttggctttatttttgttcagtaaataattacatggtgcaatttgtcatgtggtgttgttcatctgagattttattttcgaaattttaagaccagccaaggaccagtttttttttaatgatatcctgatacggaaaaccatggaattcaatagggtgtcctaactttttcacatgactgtatatatatatatatatataaatatgtatgtgtgtgtgtgtgtgtgtgtgtgatgcgatctgggaaaacctGTCGGATGTCGCACTGGGAAATTTTCAGTAAATTCGAAAAATAGGTTGAATGTCattttttggtcaaaattaggttttcattaaattattattctataacatcttgtctatcatctctgaaaatatctcggTGAAATTCACTTGATTAGTGCAGAAAtacctaaaaaaggtaaaatttcaccatgtgttgggttttcctagatcgtgtcacacatatatatatatatatatatatatatatatatatatatatttatttatttttttttttttaacctgtaaAAGATGATCAATATTCAGATCTTTCTTCCTGAACATGAACTTAAATGTCAAAATGGTAATACTTtatggccctgtcccaaatggtGCGCTCAGTTTATACTTTCAGCCTCGTTGCCAGCAGTTCTCATAGCATTTCGTCACCATCGTGTTTTAGGCCACTGTGACGTGTCATGAAAGAACCATCATCAAGCAAAAGCAACTGTTCTTCGAAGTGAGCAGAACCTCAGATGTTCAACCAGGAACACAACAGTGGTGATTCCCACCAGACCAGACAGAGCCAGACGAATCAGAGCCTCAGTGATGCCACAATGATCCAGACAATCTGAAATAGAAGAGAAATGATAGAGATATGAAGTTATTCATAAACAATTCTGCTATTCAGTTACTTTGGTCATTGTGTCAGGAAGAGAGTTCTATGATATGTAGTTTAACATCTCACCTTCCTGTCGTGTGCAAATCTCTTCCATGAGCAGATGGATGCTTTTGTTGCGCACTGGATTCACAGCCATGCAGCTGTAGGTCTCTGGATCATTATAATGAAGCACTAATGGTAAACTGAGAATGATGTTGAGATCAGGATTGCTGGTCTGATTCAGCATTTCACCTCCTTTATACCATGAGATGAACACACCTCGATCATTTTTTACAGAACAGACCACAGAGCAGAACTCTCCCATTGACTGTGGCTGCTTCAAAGTACCTGGAAGAGATTTGTTTTGTAAGGTTAATTTTGAGGGTGTGGGTgccatttcttttttaaattaagtttttatatttttcattagaCACAGACATAGTTTTGTATCATGGTTTGATAGGAAATTTGTTGACTCACCTTGAGTTTGGTTTACGCTAACAAGAGACCTAATAACAGGCACAGAAACCAGCCCTTTAAGAAAAGAAGACACTTTGAGGTGAATTTGCAGGAAAAGCAAAAATGCAGGATGAACAGTGTATGAATGTTAACCAGTGACTGCTGACACAGTATGAAATGAACAATGAAATAAGAAATTGTCCTGGGAACTGACACTAATAGTGGCTTCTGAACTAATTATTGCATAGATATGCTGTATACAAGTCTACTTTATTTTCACTATTATCTTGAATGTATTAAAGcaactgtatgtttttaaatttgtgaCTAAGGTGACCAGTTTTCTGAAATGGAAATAGCGACATTTCCATGTTCAGTGATCAAAATATCACTTATTAtctatgaattaaaaaaaagggacAAGATGTAGGGGTTCAAGGACTAAAGGTGATGAAATCCTTGATTCATGCTCTACCATACCcttatgaaaaagaagtttaatgtgctattagtatacttcttttacaCTAAAAAATAGTACTTCTCAGATATGGGCTtcatgtacttctcagaaatatacttaaaatacatttcagtatacactgccctccaaaagtttggaaacaccctagaaaagtggggttttgcacaatattggcatgaatcctttttaatttgtgataattttgcactgaagaaggacaacacaaactatgaaaacacattttattacaaaaacagtttatacacagaaaaagcttacatttttgattattcaaattatccagcattagcagctatttcagctctgcataatctgggcctaaattcattgtattctaaacttaattgacaatcaattgttgaagctattaaggtgtgctgacccaaaaatcttttaaaacctgggccaagtttaaaccagtaaccgggcatcacagctggcaaaggggcatgtctgactttgacgtgtatatattgccattattatgtaatcaaaatgaaaattattattgctggtctttaataataatgtcaagttactttaattttgcattttgtatttgcaccaaaaaataataaggatttatgctgatatcgtccaaaaccacactttgccagaggtgtttccaaacttttggagggcagtgtacttGGAAAAagcctaaatatatttaagatatacTTGTGCTCCTAGAGTCCGTGTTTTCAGTGTAATACAGTAGGGGGTGCTATTACAGAttttctgtacagaatttccaaaacatacaagttaaaaagaaaccTAAACAACATGTTTCCACATGAAATCTAACAcgatcatcagacataaaacattatgaaatatttattatggaataaaatgtcgaccAATAAGGAGGTAATAATGATTGtaaagctttggggtgttgatcgactccatctatgttttgattaccattctgaatccaattcatagtccttttcaggtttttgtttaaaatttgtttatttcttagttttttttaatttatgaaacTTAACCATAttcaagtgtttacaaagaattcatgaagctagaataaaatattttttgtttacaagcagataccctgttctttcttttgatgttttgtaagttcagataaaataatataacaaaatatatacaaattaatacctaaatagggagatagtagtatactttaagtatgatgtaaagttcacttaaagaaaacttacgagtatacttgcagtatgaaactactaaactagtagtttactcaGACTATACTTTAAAGTGtcctaaaaaaaactacatcatgtatttaattagtaaacttttAGTGTAGTTGCTGTACAAGCTAAAAACATTGATGTAAACTTGTTGTGTACttaaagtttactactgttatacttaaactatacttaaaagtatacttttatatactagaaagtgggccaatttagtcccaaacttggagtattgaaatagtacacttatgAGTATA
Encoded here:
- the LOC127161008 gene encoding citrate synthase-related protein DDB_G0287281, with translation MRKSESGNAGFGENALQTSTLPCEFVSSAVGDMTVDVKRGENIILPDKNHVMGDVNRVMLWRRYENGTQAIIFRYCSNKETKRGCPAIDDNRVQLGSENVSVIIRDARATDAGRYIVEVIGDNTIREEFTVVFTESSGGQFTVIIGVVTGVIGVVIVGSVFAVYLRKKKNLKKLDSCDSTVDSEVADSQSSITGDEHDTDTSSEEHCLVEKKPEDLHRPNPYAINSINNNNNNNNNNNNNNNDNDNDDVIIHMTPTRRQHFEEEVG